Proteins from a single region of Geothrix sp. PMB-07:
- a CDS encoding sensor histidine kinase KdpD gives MREPRRPDPEPLLRQVQEEEARAKRAKLKVFFGAAPGVGKTFAMLSEAQERRKEGCDVLVGVVETHGRSETAALVQELEILPRIDLAYAGQFLPEFDLDAALRRRPALILMDELAHSNVMGSRHAKRWQDVLELLDAGIDVYTTLNVQHLESLKDVVAQITGVLVRENVPDTVLERADEVELVDLPPDDLLVRLREGKVYMPEQARHAQEHFFRKGNLLALRELALRHTAESVDAQMRRYMASEGIHKTWAAGDRLLVCVSPGELSERLIRGTRRMASSLGAPWMALYVESRQHLRFTEEDRARIEHNLRLAEKLGAETAVIEGAGTLEEDILTFARDRNITKIVVGKPSRPRWMELLLGSTVDDLIRHSGDIDVYVISGEPGREPAAPLLRRNITSPARNYLLSGLVVVLASGTAGLVFRRTELADIVMVYLLGILVVATRFGRGPSLLASILSVAALDFLFIPPYLTFNVSDFRHVGTFAVMLLMGVVIGNLTERIRAQARLARGREQRTHALYRLGQELARSAGSAALVASAIQNVTTQFQGQGVVLQPDEHGRLQRPDHPLAFPLNDQELGVAQWVFDHAEPAGLGTLTLPGARATYLPLKGTEGAIGVMGVLPEGAPRWAEPDQRQLLEAFANQTALALERALLAERSAVDRRRADEERLRNALLSSVSHDLRTPLGVITGAVSTALETPDLSEPARRELLQSAQEEAQRLHRLVSNLLDITRLESGSLDLRTEWTPVEEVVGAALNRREMAAEVHRVRVSLPEDLPLVAMDGVLMEQLLLNLLDNALKYSPSGSPVDIKAWAAGKSLTLSISDQGPGIPAGEEDRIFEKLARGQAASNRPGAGLGLAICKGIATAHGGRIQAVNHPQGGAQFLVTLPLGTPPDMPEEAP, from the coding sequence ATGCGTGAACCCCGGCGCCCCGATCCCGAACCCTTGCTCCGTCAGGTGCAGGAGGAGGAAGCGCGAGCCAAGCGGGCCAAGCTGAAGGTCTTCTTCGGAGCCGCCCCCGGAGTCGGCAAGACCTTCGCGATGCTTTCCGAAGCCCAGGAGCGCCGGAAGGAAGGCTGCGACGTGCTGGTGGGCGTGGTGGAAACCCATGGCCGGAGCGAAACGGCAGCCCTCGTCCAGGAGCTGGAGATCCTGCCGCGCATCGACTTGGCCTACGCCGGCCAGTTCCTCCCCGAGTTCGATCTGGATGCGGCGTTGCGCCGCAGGCCCGCCCTGATCCTTATGGACGAACTGGCCCATTCCAACGTCATGGGTTCCCGGCACGCCAAGCGCTGGCAGGATGTCCTCGAATTGCTCGATGCGGGCATTGATGTCTACACCACCCTGAACGTGCAGCACCTGGAAAGCCTCAAGGATGTGGTGGCCCAGATCACGGGCGTCCTGGTGCGCGAGAACGTGCCGGACACGGTGCTGGAGCGGGCCGACGAAGTGGAGCTGGTCGACCTCCCCCCGGATGACCTGCTGGTGCGCCTGCGCGAAGGCAAGGTGTACATGCCTGAACAGGCCCGCCACGCGCAGGAGCACTTCTTCCGCAAGGGCAATCTACTGGCTCTGCGCGAGCTGGCCCTGCGCCACACCGCCGAAAGCGTTGACGCCCAGATGCGGCGTTACATGGCGTCTGAAGGCATCCACAAGACCTGGGCTGCCGGCGACCGGTTGCTGGTCTGCGTGAGCCCTGGCGAGTTGTCGGAGCGGCTCATTCGCGGTACCCGGCGCATGGCCAGTTCCCTGGGCGCTCCCTGGATGGCCTTATACGTGGAATCCCGACAGCACCTGCGCTTCACGGAGGAGGACCGGGCGCGCATCGAACACAATCTGCGGCTGGCCGAAAAGCTGGGCGCGGAGACCGCCGTCATCGAAGGGGCAGGGACGTTGGAGGAGGATATCCTCACCTTCGCCCGGGACCGGAACATCACCAAGATTGTCGTGGGCAAACCCTCGCGGCCACGCTGGATGGAGCTGCTGCTGGGCTCCACCGTGGATGACCTGATCCGGCACAGCGGCGACATCGATGTCTACGTCATCAGCGGCGAACCGGGCCGCGAGCCTGCGGCGCCCCTGCTGCGGCGCAACATCACCAGCCCCGCGCGCAACTACCTGCTGAGCGGCCTGGTGGTGGTCCTGGCCAGCGGCACGGCTGGCCTCGTATTCCGTCGCACCGAGCTGGCTGACATTGTCATGGTCTACCTGCTGGGCATCCTGGTCGTGGCCACGCGGTTCGGCCGCGGCCCCTCCCTGCTGGCTTCGATCCTCAGCGTGGCGGCCCTGGATTTCCTCTTCATCCCCCCCTACCTCACGTTCAATGTGAGCGATTTCCGGCACGTGGGCACCTTCGCCGTGATGCTGCTCATGGGCGTGGTCATCGGCAACCTCACGGAGCGCATCCGCGCCCAGGCCCGCCTCGCCCGGGGCCGCGAGCAGCGCACCCACGCGCTCTACCGCCTGGGGCAGGAATTGGCGCGCAGCGCCGGTTCCGCCGCCCTGGTGGCATCGGCCATCCAGAATGTGACCACGCAGTTCCAAGGCCAGGGCGTGGTGCTGCAACCCGACGAGCACGGGCGCCTGCAGCGCCCCGACCACCCGCTGGCCTTCCCCCTCAACGATCAGGAGCTGGGCGTGGCCCAGTGGGTCTTCGACCATGCGGAGCCCGCAGGCCTGGGCACCCTCACCCTGCCCGGCGCCCGCGCCACCTACCTTCCTCTTAAGGGTACCGAAGGTGCCATCGGCGTGATGGGTGTGCTTCCCGAGGGCGCCCCGCGCTGGGCGGAGCCCGATCAACGGCAGCTGCTGGAGGCCTTCGCCAACCAGACAGCCCTGGCCCTGGAGCGGGCCCTGCTGGCCGAGCGGAGCGCGGTGGATCGCCGCCGGGCCGATGAGGAGCGACTGCGCAACGCGCTGCTGAGCTCCGTCTCCCACGACCTGCGCACCCCACTGGGCGTCATCACCGGCGCCGTAAGCACGGCCCTGGAAACCCCCGATCTGTCCGAACCGGCCCGCCGCGAGCTGCTGCAATCCGCCCAGGAGGAGGCCCAGCGCCTGCACCGCCTGGTCAGCAACCTGCTGGACATCACGCGCCTGGAATCCGGCTCACTGGACCTGCGCACCGAGTGGACACCGGTGGAGGAAGTGGTGGGCGCCGCCCTCAACCGCCGGGAGATGGCTGCGGAAGTCCACCGCGTGCGGGTCTCGCTGCCGGAGGATCTGCCCCTGGTGGCCATGGATGGCGTGCTCATGGAGCAGCTGCTGCTGAACCTCCTCGACAATGCCCTGAAGTACTCGCCCTCCGGCTCGCCGGTGGACATCAAGGCCTGGGCCGCCGGGAAGTCGCTGACGCTCTCCATCTCCGACCAGGGGCCCGGGATTCCAGCCGGTGAAGAAGACCGTATTTTTGAAAAACTCGCCCGGGGCCAGGCGGCCTCCAACCGCCCCGGCGCGGGCCTGGGCTTGGCCATCTGCAAGGGGATCGCCACAGCCCATGGCGGTCGCATCCAGGCCGTAAACCATCCGCAGGGCGGCGCGCAATTCCTGGTGACCCTGCCCCTGGGCACACCGCCCGACATGCCTGAGGAGGCGCCATGA
- a CDS encoding response regulator, with protein sequence MSSAGSSPGPLILLVEDEPQMRRFLRVSLEGSGYRYLEAASGQEGLSLATQHRPDAILLDLGLPDMDGLEVVARLREWCATPVIVISARGQESDKVDALDAGADDYLTKPFGTRELLARIRVALRHGGPEATAEPVFTLGRWRVDLAKRQVLVDGQEVHLTPLEYSLFTTLIRHAGKVVTQRQLLKEVWGGAVGAQPLYLRVYMTQLRHKLEEEPSKPRYLKTEPGVGYRLYLED encoded by the coding sequence ATGAGCAGCGCTGGGAGCAGCCCCGGCCCATTGATTTTGCTGGTGGAGGACGAGCCCCAGATGCGCCGCTTCCTGCGGGTGTCCCTGGAGGGCAGCGGCTACCGTTACCTGGAGGCAGCCAGCGGGCAGGAAGGACTCTCCCTGGCCACCCAGCATCGCCCTGATGCCATCCTGCTGGACCTGGGCCTGCCCGACATGGATGGCCTGGAGGTGGTGGCACGCCTGCGGGAGTGGTGCGCCACGCCCGTCATCGTCATTTCCGCCCGGGGCCAGGAATCCGACAAGGTGGATGCGCTGGATGCAGGCGCCGACGACTACCTCACCAAGCCCTTCGGCACCCGCGAGCTGCTGGCGCGGATCCGTGTGGCCCTGCGGCACGGCGGCCCGGAGGCCACCGCCGAACCCGTGTTCACGCTGGGCCGCTGGCGCGTGGATCTCGCCAAGCGCCAGGTGCTGGTGGACGGGCAGGAAGTCCACCTCACCCCTCTCGAATACAGCCTCTTCACCACCCTCATCCGCCACGCGGGCAAGGTGGTCACCCAGCGCCAGTTGCTGAAGGAGGTCTGGGGTGGCGCCGTCGGCGCCCAGCCGCTCTACCTCCGCGTCTACATGACCCAGCTGCGGCACAAGCTCGAAGAAGAACCCTCCAAACCCCGCTACCTGAAAACGGAGCCGGGCGTGGGGTACCGGCTCTACCTCGAGGACTAG
- a CDS encoding ion channel, with translation MNPLLDFSRFRSNDDLGLALKTGSGRSVNKDGTFNVRRKGLPLVRSYELYHRLITMGGFKFLGLLLLGFLIANALFASIYLWIGMEHFVRPGGEGLLDRLLDAFFFSTQTLTTVGYGHISPKSHLVSAVAAFESLLGLLSFALATGLLYGRFSRPHAQMCFSHHALIAPYRGHTGFMFRFVNRRSNQLIEVEATVVFTLLDAATGNRQYFTLPLERSKINLFPTSWTVVHPIDEASPLHGLTAEDLRQAEAEFIILIKAFDDTFAQTIYQRTSYIADELLWGVRFRPMTSPAADGHLVMEVGLVDATEPG, from the coding sequence ATGAACCCCCTTCTCGACTTCAGTCGTTTTCGCTCCAACGATGATCTGGGTTTGGCTCTGAAAACCGGATCGGGACGCAGCGTCAACAAGGACGGCACTTTCAATGTGCGCCGGAAGGGACTGCCGCTGGTGCGCAGCTATGAGCTGTACCACCGCCTGATCACCATGGGTGGGTTCAAGTTCCTGGGCCTGCTGCTGCTGGGCTTCCTGATCGCCAATGCCCTCTTCGCCTCGATCTACCTCTGGATCGGCATGGAGCATTTCGTGCGCCCTGGTGGCGAGGGATTGCTGGATCGCCTGCTGGATGCCTTCTTCTTCAGCACCCAGACGTTGACGACCGTGGGTTATGGGCACATCAGTCCCAAGAGCCATCTGGTGAGCGCGGTGGCAGCCTTCGAGTCACTGTTGGGCCTGCTCAGCTTCGCGCTGGCCACGGGCCTGCTTTATGGCCGCTTCTCGCGGCCCCACGCCCAGATGTGCTTCAGCCACCACGCTCTGATCGCGCCGTACCGGGGGCACACGGGTTTCATGTTTCGCTTCGTCAACCGTCGCAGCAACCAGCTCATCGAGGTCGAAGCCACCGTGGTGTTCACGCTTCTCGATGCCGCCACGGGTAACCGTCAGTACTTCACGCTCCCGCTGGAGCGCAGCAAGATCAACCTGTTTCCCACCAGCTGGACGGTGGTGCACCCCATCGACGAGGCCAGCCCGCTCCACGGCCTCACCGCCGAGGATCTGCGCCAGGCCGAGGCCGAGTTCATCATCCTCATCAAGGCCTTCGACGATACCTTTGCCCAGACCATCTACCAGCGCACGTCGTACATCGCGGACGAGCTGCTCTGGGGCGTCCGCTTCCGGCCCATGACCAGCCCTGCGGCCGACGGGCACCTGGTGATGGAGGTGGGCCTGGTGGATGCGACAGAGCCGGGCTAG
- a CDS encoding DUF1501 domain-containing protein gives MQRRQFLLGLASTGLALKGMQLFAAPAASPKVLVIFLRGGYDCANVLVPYASSFYYEARPTLALAKPDAADAQSCAALDGTWGLHPALKDSILPLWKQGQVAFVPFAGTHDTSRSHFETQDSIEGGEPLDGPKEYGSGFLNRLAEVLGNANPIAFTDGLPLAMKGSLSVPNVSLKQVGKAAFDDRQMALLAEMYQGHPLEASVVEGLQLRKEVAQDFAREQNEANRSAISPKGFELEARRMGRMLRDRFGLGFLDIGGWDTHTNEAAILNGNLGNLGKGLAAFAEEMGSAWARTTVVVISEFGRTFRENGTRGTDHGHGSVAWILGGGVKGKRVAGEQIAIERKTLFQDRDYPVLNEYRALMGGLFRRIYGLSEAQANQVFPRVKTRDLELV, from the coding sequence ATGCAGCGACGGCAGTTCCTCCTGGGCCTTGCCTCCACCGGCCTTGCGCTGAAGGGGATGCAACTCTTCGCCGCGCCCGCCGCCAGTCCCAAGGTCCTTGTGATCTTCCTGCGCGGCGGCTACGACTGCGCGAACGTGCTGGTGCCCTACGCCAGCTCCTTCTACTACGAAGCCCGTCCCACGCTGGCCCTGGCCAAGCCCGATGCGGCCGACGCCCAGTCCTGTGCAGCGCTCGATGGCACCTGGGGCCTGCACCCGGCACTGAAGGACTCCATCCTGCCCCTGTGGAAACAGGGCCAGGTGGCCTTCGTGCCCTTTGCGGGCACCCACGACACCTCGCGCAGCCACTTTGAAACCCAGGACAGCATCGAGGGCGGCGAGCCCCTGGATGGCCCGAAGGAATACGGCTCCGGATTCCTCAACCGCCTGGCCGAGGTGCTGGGCAACGCCAATCCCATCGCCTTCACGGACGGCCTGCCCCTGGCCATGAAGGGCAGCCTCTCAGTGCCCAACGTCTCGCTCAAGCAGGTGGGCAAGGCGGCCTTCGACGACCGCCAGATGGCCCTCCTGGCGGAGATGTACCAGGGCCATCCCCTGGAGGCATCGGTGGTGGAGGGGCTGCAGCTCCGCAAGGAGGTCGCGCAGGACTTCGCACGCGAACAGAACGAAGCCAACCGCAGCGCCATTTCGCCCAAGGGCTTCGAGCTGGAGGCTCGGCGCATGGGCCGCATGCTGCGCGACCGCTTCGGCCTGGGGTTTCTCGACATCGGCGGCTGGGACACCCACACCAACGAGGCGGCCATCCTCAACGGCAACCTGGGCAACCTGGGCAAGGGTCTTGCCGCTTTCGCCGAGGAGATGGGCAGCGCATGGGCCCGCACCACGGTGGTGGTGATCTCCGAGTTCGGCCGCACCTTCCGCGAGAACGGCACCCGCGGCACCGACCACGGCCACGGCAGCGTGGCCTGGATCCTGGGCGGCGGTGTGAAGGGCAAGCGTGTGGCGGGTGAACAAATTGCCATCGAGCGCAAGACCCTATTCCAGGACCGCGACTACCCTGTGCTCAACGAGTACCGAGCACTCATGGGCGGTCTCTTCCGCCGCATCTATGGGCTCAGCGAGGCCCAGGCGAATCAGGTTTTCCCGCGCGTGAAGACCCGCGACCTGGAGCTGGTCTGA
- a CDS encoding APC family permease, translating to MPNYRSFLLGRRLSNEESHETRISNPIALAVFSSDALSSVAYGTQEIMAPLTAAIAIFGAGVLGWSWWVALGIVALLLVLNVSYRQTIHAYPSGGGAYLVAKDNLGEVAAQTAGASLLIDYILTVAVSISAGVSAIVSAFPGLEAHRVFLAEGIIAFIALMNLRGVKESGLVFSLPTYGFVICIVGLLLKGFWNVATGHEVVVAHQAAVHMEGTSKLAALWLLARAYSAGCTALTGVEAISNGVTAFKEPVSRNASKTMTWMVVILGSMFLGITYLTNHYGLTYHPDAPETLLSQLTRIILGGAEHGFPKLVYLTTTGFTMAILALAANTAYADFPRLAALHARDGFLPRQFTSQGDRLVFSNGIFILSLAAGFLVLLFGAKEDHLLPLYAVGVFLGFTISQTGMVRRWFRLKGRGWQLKALINGLGAVTTLIVMLVIAVTRFAHGAWIVIVLVPIMVMTFFNIHRHYIRIKSILAASRVDFIGPRRNRVVVLVSGIHAGVVQALNYAKVIADHGEVEALTVDFPDEHGRDSAALEKLRSDWPRYCEGIPLRSIRSPYRKIVEPIVDELERMRRVEPEYTITVILPEFITGHWWANLLHNQTAWRIKGTLLLMPKIIVISIPYHVEPTVE from the coding sequence ATGCCCAATTACCGATCATTCCTCCTGGGGCGGCGTCTCTCCAACGAGGAGAGCCATGAAACCCGCATCAGCAACCCCATCGCCCTGGCGGTCTTCAGCTCGGATGCGCTGTCCTCTGTGGCCTATGGCACCCAGGAAATCATGGCGCCCCTCACGGCGGCCATCGCCATCTTCGGCGCGGGCGTGCTGGGCTGGTCCTGGTGGGTGGCGCTGGGCATTGTGGCCCTGCTGCTGGTGCTCAATGTGAGCTACCGGCAGACCATCCACGCCTACCCCAGCGGGGGTGGCGCCTACCTGGTGGCCAAGGACAATCTGGGTGAGGTCGCTGCGCAAACGGCGGGCGCTTCGTTGCTCATCGATTACATCCTCACCGTGGCCGTGTCCATTTCGGCGGGCGTATCGGCCATTGTGTCCGCCTTCCCTGGCTTGGAAGCCCACCGCGTCTTCCTGGCCGAGGGGATCATCGCCTTCATCGCCCTCATGAACCTGCGCGGCGTGAAGGAAAGCGGCCTCGTCTTCTCCCTGCCGACCTATGGCTTCGTCATCTGCATCGTGGGCCTGTTGCTGAAGGGCTTCTGGAATGTGGCCACGGGTCATGAAGTGGTGGTCGCCCACCAGGCCGCGGTCCACATGGAGGGCACCTCGAAGCTGGCGGCCCTGTGGCTGCTGGCCCGGGCCTACAGCGCTGGGTGTACGGCGCTCACCGGGGTGGAGGCCATCAGCAACGGTGTCACGGCCTTCAAGGAACCTGTCTCGCGAAATGCCTCCAAGACCATGACCTGGATGGTGGTGATCCTGGGCTCCATGTTCTTGGGCATCACGTACCTCACCAACCACTACGGGTTGACCTACCATCCCGATGCGCCCGAGACGCTGCTCTCCCAGCTGACCCGGATCATCCTGGGCGGCGCCGAGCATGGTTTCCCCAAGCTGGTCTACCTGACGACCACGGGCTTCACCATGGCCATCCTGGCCCTGGCGGCGAACACCGCCTACGCGGATTTCCCCCGATTGGCAGCGCTGCACGCCCGGGATGGCTTCCTGCCCCGGCAGTTCACCAGCCAGGGTGATCGGCTGGTCTTCTCCAACGGCATCTTCATCCTGTCCCTGGCGGCGGGTTTTCTGGTGCTGCTCTTCGGAGCCAAGGAAGACCATCTGCTGCCGCTCTACGCGGTGGGCGTGTTCCTGGGCTTCACCATCAGCCAGACCGGCATGGTGCGGCGGTGGTTCAGGCTCAAGGGCCGGGGCTGGCAGCTGAAGGCGCTGATCAATGGTCTGGGCGCGGTGACCACCCTCATCGTCATGCTGGTGATCGCCGTGACGCGCTTCGCCCACGGGGCCTGGATCGTCATCGTGCTGGTGCCCATCATGGTGATGACCTTCTTCAACATCCACCGCCATTACATCCGCATCAAATCCATTCTGGCCGCCAGCCGGGTGGATTTCATCGGCCCCCGCCGCAACCGCGTGGTGGTGCTGGTTTCGGGCATTCATGCGGGTGTGGTGCAGGCCCTCAACTACGCGAAGGTCATCGCCGACCACGGCGAGGTGGAGGCCCTCACGGTGGACTTCCCCGATGAGCATGGCCGCGACAGCGCCGCGCTGGAGAAACTGCGGAGCGATTGGCCGCGCTACTGCGAAGGCATTCCCCTTCGCTCCATCCGCAGCCCTTACCGGAAGATCGTCGAACCCATCGTGGACGAGCTGGAGCGCATGCGCCGCGTGGAGCCGGAGTACACCATCACGGTGATCCTGCCCGAATTCATCACCGGCCACTGGTGGGCGAACCTGCTGCACAATCAGACCGCCTGGCGCATCAAGGGCACTCTGCTGCTCATGCCCAAGATCATCGTCATCTCCATTCCGTACCATGTGGAGCCGACGGTCGAGTAG
- a CDS encoding DUF1800 domain-containing protein, producing the protein MASQERTRHLQRLPWRLWGLIVAFLLLASWAAFAAEAPTRLTAEDARWLNRITYGLDAATVERYRQLGRKRFLEEQLKPSGLILPADVREVLDAQSQARKPLVEMLMDVDAENKRIQSLTDEEAKQLARQAQNQAANQMASEAARRHLLRALWSPAQLQEQMTWFWLNHFSVFQGKGNLRWTVGDYEERAIRPHALGRFRDLVMATLTHPAMLVYLDNAQSAGGKVNENYARELLELHTLGVDGGYTQQDVQELARVLTGVGVNVGKPRKVRPEWQALYRQEGAFEFHPGRHDFGDKVLLGTRIQGAGFAEVERAVDLLVTHSSTARFVSRKLATYWLGGPPPPALVDQLAREFTRTHGDIPSVLRVLLSSKTFTDSLGNGFRDPMHYVMSTLRFAYDGKHPLNMKPVANWLNALGEPLYGHGTPDGYALTMQAWSSPGQLAKRFEIARAIGNGSAGLFDGDDGKPGPVTGFPQLSSRLYFEVVEPLLSPATRKALDHAASQQEWNTFLLASPESMAR; encoded by the coding sequence ATGGCAAGCCAGGAACGAACCCGCCATCTGCAGCGCCTGCCCTGGCGACTTTGGGGCCTCATTGTGGCTTTCCTCCTCCTGGCTTCCTGGGCGGCCTTTGCCGCCGAAGCGCCGACTCGCCTCACCGCTGAGGATGCCCGGTGGCTGAACCGCATCACCTACGGCCTGGATGCCGCCACCGTTGAGCGGTATCGGCAGCTGGGCCGCAAGCGGTTTCTGGAAGAGCAACTGAAACCCAGCGGCCTGATCCTGCCAGCCGATGTGCGAGAAGTGCTCGATGCGCAGTCGCAAGCCCGGAAACCGCTGGTCGAGATGTTGATGGACGTCGACGCCGAAAACAAGCGCATCCAGTCGCTGACGGACGAAGAGGCGAAGCAATTGGCGCGGCAGGCCCAGAACCAGGCGGCCAATCAGATGGCCTCGGAGGCCGCGCGCCGCCACCTGCTGCGCGCCCTGTGGTCTCCCGCCCAGCTGCAGGAGCAGATGACCTGGTTCTGGCTCAACCACTTCAGCGTGTTTCAAGGCAAGGGCAACCTGCGTTGGACCGTGGGCGACTACGAGGAACGGGCCATCCGGCCCCACGCGCTGGGTCGCTTCCGCGACCTGGTCATGGCCACCCTCACCCATCCCGCCATGCTGGTCTACCTCGACAACGCCCAGAGCGCCGGTGGCAAGGTCAATGAGAATTACGCCCGAGAGCTGCTGGAGCTGCATACCCTCGGCGTCGACGGCGGCTACACCCAGCAGGACGTGCAGGAGCTGGCGCGGGTGCTGACGGGTGTGGGGGTGAACGTCGGCAAGCCCCGCAAGGTCCGACCCGAGTGGCAGGCCCTCTACCGCCAGGAGGGCGCCTTCGAGTTCCATCCAGGCCGCCACGATTTCGGCGACAAGGTGCTGCTGGGCACCCGCATTCAAGGTGCTGGCTTCGCCGAGGTGGAACGCGCCGTCGATCTGCTGGTAACCCACTCCTCCACCGCCCGGTTCGTGAGCCGCAAACTGGCGACCTACTGGCTGGGCGGACCGCCCCCTCCCGCTTTGGTGGACCAGCTGGCCCGCGAGTTCACGCGCACCCATGGCGACATTCCCTCCGTGCTGAGGGTGCTGCTCAGCTCCAAGACCTTCACGGACAGCTTGGGCAACGGCTTTCGAGATCCCATGCACTACGTGATGAGCACCCTCCGCTTCGCCTATGACGGCAAGCATCCCCTCAACATGAAACCCGTGGCCAACTGGCTCAATGCCCTTGGCGAGCCCCTCTACGGCCACGGAACGCCCGACGGCTACGCCCTGACGATGCAGGCCTGGAGCAGTCCCGGCCAGCTGGCCAAGCGCTTCGAGATCGCCCGTGCCATTGGCAATGGCTCTGCGGGCCTTTTCGATGGCGATGACGGCAAGCCCGGCCCGGTCACCGGCTTCCCGCAGCTGTCCTCGCGCCTCTACTTCGAGGTGGTGGAACCCCTGCTTTCCCCCGCCACGCGGAAGGCCCTGGACCACGCCGCCTCGCAGCAGGAATGGAACACCTTCCTGCTGGCTTCCCCCGAATCCATGGCCCGGTGA